The nucleotide window CTGAAACTCCAAACAGAGAAGAAACCAGTTAGACTGAAGGGCTGGCTAGAAACTGATAAAAGCAAAATAGAGAGTTTTCTTCGGTGCGTACCATATATTTCACAACTGAGGTAGGTCGATGGTCAGTCCCTTtcaaacacatacagtaggtgATAATAGTTGTTCCACCCTTTCATGGCCTAACACATTGTTTTCTGGCAGGATTATTCCTCAAGATGAGAGTGATACAGAGGTGAAGATGCCTACACTGACTTCTGAGCAACTAAAGAGATTCTTCCTTTTGCACCTGCTTGATCATGGAGATCTggacaacactgagacaggacagagctcTGTTGAGGAACTGTTGTCAGTTCTTGGGTTTGCTCATTCAGACGACTCTCCAGAAAGGTGCTTGTTTCTGTTAGATCTGTTCTCACATGGGAAAGACTATGAGACTCAAACAGGCAGAAAAGTTTGTCACGCATTACTTCCTGTTTATCGGTCAGCCCCTGCAGTCTGGTCCATAGACCTCTCGGAGAGAAAGGGCTCTCTAAGCTGTGATGACCAGTTCCAGCTGTCTCTGTGGGGTGCACTCCCTGTCGGCTCAGAATGGGATGCACAGCTAGCCTCCTCACTCCTCCAGGCCCTAGACTACACCATCACATTGTCAGGGTGGTTGCCCACTGTAACCTGCAAGGCAGTAGGTGCAGTCCTAGGCCAATCTGCCCCTGGAGAAAAACTCAACGTCAGTCTCATCCCAGATAGTATCTCATTCCAAGGAGCTGCATTACTCTTCAAACAAGTGAAAGAGTTTCACAAACTTAAGTATGATTTTGATAGTGGTATTTTAATGTAGAATGGTGGGGGTAAAAAAAAGCATTTTGATCATGATTTGCAGAATAAGTCCTCTTTTTTTTGTATTGACTTCCAGGGTAAACGAAATGTCAACAGCAAAGCTGGCCAGATTGGCAAGGTCAATGACATGCCGAAGACCAATGGTCGTTGAGGAGCTGACTCTTGTCTTGTCTAGGCCAATTCCAAAAGAAGGGGTGCAGTGTAGAGTGCTCAGTGGTTTAGCTTTACTCCTTAGAGTTTGGACTGTAAGGATCTTAAATCTGATAGACTGTCCAATCCAGGGTTTCCTTCTCACTACCTTGTTGTGTCATCAGGGTCCACTCACTATCAGGCAAGTTTCTAGATCTTCTTCACACTTGAAAAAAGATGGACTTTTGTTTTGTGAGGTGTGCTATTGTTTTGAAAGATGGATTTGTGTatgtttccatgacagactgagtAAGGAGACTCGGCAGCAGCTGGCTGTTGTGGTGTATGAGGCTCAGGATGAGGAACTGACCAAATGCTTTCTGGAAAAGTCGGGTAGTGATCTGTCTAACTGTACACTGGACTGGGATGTGCTTCACTACCTGCTGAAGACCACCACACAACCCATCACCATCAACCCCAGGAGGAGCAGAATCAGAGACCAATACATACCTTATCTCCTCCCTTTGCTGAAGAATGTTCACTTTCAAAGGTCTGGGTGACACAAGATATTGATTTCTAGTTCATATTGAATATGTTGCATGATTCCAACAATTAAAATGTTGTTTTCCTGTTATAGTAATTATATCACTTGGTACCGTATTCCTTTGTGTCTGCAGGACAAGCTCCCACTTTGAGAGGACAGCTCTGAGAGAAATACATGAGCAACGTGCTGGTCACTTGGTGAACAGTTTAGTGAAGTCATCAGATGACTGGATCGACCTGAACAACCTGGTTTTGAACCATGATGACTGTGAAGCGCTTCGTTTTGCCCTGCACTACAGTGACGGTGTCAAACTCAACTTGTTGTTGACCATCCTTCCAAAGGAGGAAATGGAGAGCATTCTGACTCTTCTACACAGAGTCTCTGAGCTCAGGTCACTGTCCAATTGTCTATCAGCATCCCTTACCTTGAATGTGACTTTTACTTGATTGAAGTTTGTGTTTTTGGGTAGGAGCGACGTGAACAGACTACCTGGTCGCACACCCATTTGCATTATATTATGTTTTTTTGTGTTCCTTTAATTTATATGAAATGTTACAAATGGTCCTGTGGTGTTGGAATAGCGGTCTTACAGTTTCATACGTCTTGGCGGCATTTGATGCTAATTTTAGCTAGCAGGTTAGCTTAACATCACTATCAGCGCCATGAGACAAATCCctgccggccaagccctccctaacccggaagacgctgggccaattgtgcgtcgccccatggacctcccggtcgcggccggctgcgacggagcctgggctcgaacccagagtctctggtggcacagtgcCTTAGagcactgcaccacccgggaggccctgctAGCAGGTTAGCTTAAcatggttagggttagctaacatgcttgTAAAACGCTATGGTTGTGGTTAGCTAAAGTTCCTAATTAGCTAAGATGCTAAAGTTGTCCCCAACGCAATTCAAACATGCAACTTTCGTTTCTGTCTGAAGTAACCAGACCATTTGCAACATATCATAGGTATTGGCTGTAACCCCCACCAAAAAAAATTGTATTATCCTTTGTGTAGTCGGAGAGACCAAGCTGTAGTAGAATACTGTTCCAATGTACTTGTCCACCAATTTCTGCTTACCTTGCAGGGTCGAAAGGAAACTATTGCTGGAGCTGCTCCATACCTGTGCAGGattgagaaggagaagaggagtggCACCTGCACTCCTGACACTGCTGCATCACAAACTGGacctctcctgctcctctgccATGGACCTGTTTGGGCAGGAGAAGACTGTTTTGAGCCTCAGTTTTGGAGACTGTAGGGTAATCTCCGCGGCCATCCAGGAAGCTGATGGTGACACAGAGCTGATCCTACACGACTGCCATGTTGAGGATGAAGGAATAGAGGAGCTGTTTCATGTTTTGCACAGGATTCATATGAGGTGAGATGCCTGTCTTAAGAAAGATTCCTTGTTTTAACATTTGTCTGACTACTTATAATGTCCTCTCCTGAATCCAACGTTTACTCCTGCAGTAAAATGGCAATTGCACACAACCATTCTGTGATCTTGTGAATTTTACATTTGAACATCCAGTAGGCTAATGACATTGTTTGACTTTGTCGTGGAattttcctctatttaccaaatcatgagagcaaaccacacacaagtcagagttagttatcacaaagtccatctttaattatatgagctctatcacaaccctgtgactctcagatcaattcagtgtctatcaatgaattctctgagagtccctcACACATTGTtcctgagatcctttatagcaaagacacacacagccaggcagcATAGGCATAAATTAtcattcagctttgtctcctaaactatgctctcttctcaaactcagaaccataaacaaatcctccatatcaacaggcatatatgaaatccatcctatcttga belongs to Oncorhynchus keta strain PuntledgeMale-10-30-2019 chromosome 9, Oket_V2, whole genome shotgun sequence and includes:
- the LOC118387347 gene encoding uncharacterized protein LOC118387347 isoform X5, whose product is MVSPFQTHTVGDNSCSTLSWPNTLFSGRIIPQDESDTEVKMPTLTSEQLKRFFLLHLLDHGDLDNTETGQSSVEELLSVLGFAHSDDSPERCLFLLDLFSHGKDYETQTGRKVCHALLPVYRSAPAVWSIDLSERKGSLSCDDQFQLSLWGALPVGSEWDAQLASSLLQALDYTITLSGWLPTVTCKAVGAVLGQSAPGEKLNVSLIPDSISFQGAALLFKQVKEFHKLKVNEMSTAKLARLARSMTCRRPMVVEELTLVLSRPIPKEGVQCRVLSGLALLLRVWTVRILNLIDCPIQGFLLTTLLCHQGPLTIRLSKETRQQLAVVVYEAQDEELTKCFLEKSGSDLSNCTLDWDVLHYLLKTTTQPITINPRRSRIRDQYIPYLLPLLKNVHFQRTSSHFERTALREIHEQRAGHLVNSLVKSSDDWIDLNNLVLNHDDCEALRFALHYSDGVKLNLLLTILPKEEMESILTLLHRVSELRVERKLLLELLHTCAGLRRRRGVAPALLTLLHHKLDLSCSSAMDLFGQEKTVLSLSFGDCRVISAAIQEADGDTELILHDCHVEDEGIEELFHVLHRIHMSFGKPLLLQLLHLIFVEDCDRSVRLASLLSRALEKKVDLSHSPLNSRACSTLALVLEHSEGLSELDLSDCHLTDTQLDVLLPHLHKVQVLNLCNNEITDKGAVKLNLYMIGNSFTETVWLSSNMITEFDILLADNRYKLWPGHVEPGWHDQRVTSLGSTAVTNETSKKKPLIEEFDPDKTLTDKITYRFQCGSRGRFQCRATGLVFGMRGAGIVEYSVVHWDRDILANTSYEPAGPLFQLRSPEGHMYQLHLPHCEVKVSAAENLLVAHICRKNREFLIPKVTHSHVIVSISGLSNYGKARKKQSNSNRIQGQVLLFLEPEATPEEQRLWVFLLPRDMPPDQVENQHKEFTFIKTSSSCMLTPTAKYSVTSDLKQGFLVQPKKYTLHIAHCTYQHATFEVFLNRSITELKMKILETKLKTRKRWCRRVILNTPRGLTISPPLLSSDNAAKIKRFNEQQWIKNLCDILRELSKDEIKKLKSMMRNKEQKPIPKSALEGRKSPEELAELMVETWGMHDSIKATKEFMERLPRNDDRVTSLLQPFL
- the LOC118387347 gene encoding uncharacterized protein LOC118387347 isoform X6; its protein translation is MPTLTSEQLKRFFLLHLLDHGDLDNTETGQSSVEELLSVLGFAHSDDSPERCLFLLDLFSHGKDYETQTGRKVCHALLPVYRSAPAVWSIDLSERKGSLSCDDQFQLSLWGALPVGSEWDAQLASSLLQALDYTITLSGWLPTVTCKAVGAVLGQSAPGEKLNVSLIPDSISFQGAALLFKQVKEFHKLKVNEMSTAKLARLARSMTCRRPMVVEELTLVLSRPIPKEGVQCRVLSGLALLLRVWTVRILNLIDCPIQGFLLTTLLCHQGPLTIRLSKETRQQLAVVVYEAQDEELTKCFLEKSGSDLSNCTLDWDVLHYLLKTTTQPITINPRRSRIRDQYIPYLLPLLKNVHFQRTSSHFERTALREIHEQRAGHLVNSLVKSSDDWIDLNNLVLNHDDCEALRFALHYSDGVKLNLLLTILPKEEMESILTLLHRVSELRVERKLLLELLHTCAGLRRRRGVAPALLTLLHHKLDLSCSSAMDLFGQEKTVLSLSFGDCRVISAAIQEADGDTELILHDCHVEDEGIEELFHVLHRIHMSFGKPLLLQLLHLIFVEDCDRSVRLASLLSRALEKKVDLSHSPLNSRACSTLALVLEHSEGLSELDLSDCHLTDTQLDVLLPHLHKVQVLNLCNNEITDKGAVKLNLYMIGNSFTETVWLSSNMITEFDILLADNRYKLWPGHVEPGWHDQRVTSLGSTAVTNETSKKKPLIEEFDPDKTLTDKITYRFQCGSRGRFQCRATGLVFGMRGAGIVEYSVVHWDRDILANTSYEPAGPLFQLRSPEGHMYQLHLPHCEVKVSAAENLLVAHICRKNREFLIPKVTHSHVIVSISGLSNYGKARKKQSNSNRIQGQVLLFLEPEATPEEQRLWVFLLPRDMPPDQVENQHKEFTFIKTSSSCMLTPTAKYSVTSDLKQGFLVQPKKYTLHIAHCTYQHATFEVFLNRSITELKMKILETKLKTRKRWCRRVILNTPRGLTISPPLLSSDNAAKIKRFNEQQWIKNLCDILRELSKDEIKKLKSMMRNKEQKPIPKSALEGRKSPEELAELMVETWGMHDSIKATKEFMERLPRNDDRVTSLLQPFL